In a genomic window of Xylophilus rhododendri:
- the tmk gene encoding dTMP kinase, producing MNGLFISFEGIDGAGKSTHIEHLAQAFRDQGREVCLTREPGGTPLAEQLRELVLHSAMDALTEALLIFAGRRDHLLQVIEPALARGAVVLCDRFTDASFAYQGAGRGFDLQLLGTLESWVQRTEAAPLRQPDLTVWFDLPPTIAAARLSGARAPDRFESQPEAFFSRVAGGYAARAAAEPARFARIDAAAEREAVALQIADVFAARGWLPAEEGAA from the coding sequence ATGAACGGCCTTTTCATCAGCTTCGAAGGCATCGACGGTGCCGGCAAGAGCACCCATATCGAACACCTGGCCCAGGCCTTCCGCGACCAGGGCCGCGAGGTCTGCCTGACCCGCGAACCCGGCGGCACGCCCCTGGCCGAACAGCTGCGCGAGCTGGTGCTGCACAGCGCCATGGATGCGCTGACCGAGGCCTTGCTGATCTTCGCCGGCCGGCGCGACCACCTGCTGCAGGTGATAGAGCCGGCCCTGGCTCGCGGCGCCGTGGTGCTGTGCGACCGTTTCACCGACGCCAGCTTCGCCTACCAGGGCGCCGGCCGGGGCTTCGACCTGCAGCTGCTGGGCACCCTCGAATCCTGGGTGCAGCGCACCGAGGCCGCGCCGCTGCGCCAGCCCGACCTGACGGTGTGGTTCGACCTGCCGCCGACCATCGCTGCCGCGCGCCTCTCCGGAGCCCGCGCGCCGGACCGTTTCGAATCCCAGCCGGAAGCCTTCTTCAGCCGCGTGGCCGGCGGCTATGCGGCCCGTGCGGCCGCCGAGCCCGCCCGCTTCGCCCGCATCGATGCCGCCGCCGAACGTGAGGCCGTCGCCCTTCAGATCGCCGACGTGTTCGCCGCCCGCGGCTGGCTGCCGGCAGAGGAGGGCGCCGCATGA